The Agromyces sp. LHK192 genome includes a window with the following:
- the uvrC gene encoding excinuclease ABC subunit UvrC → MFPASSIGGSVAYRPKPGEIPTGPGVYRFIDPDGRVLYVGKAKNLRARLSNYFAPLHTLHERTRRMVLTASKVEWTVVASDVESLNLEITWINELKPPFNVRFKDDKSYPYLVVTLGDEAPRVMVSRKRGIRGARYFGPYPKMWAVTEMVEILVRLFPMRTCKDSDYRRAMTSGKPCFAGQIGRCFGPCSGKVTIEEHRANVDRFVAFMQNQDPRIMRDLEREMRAAAAVQDYETAARKRDELHAATAFFEKSAVVLGEHVDLDVLGIEHDELSAAVHLFIVRGGRIRGERSWNVDKELDVPLGELVESVIEHAYGDELVPAREIVVPESPEDADALELWLGERAGRKVELRVAQRGPKAALLATATQNAKQALVLAKTRRSADFTTRSQALEDIQEALEMPDAPLRIECYDVSHLSGTNIVASMVVFEDGLPRKDEYRRFVIPASSDDTDSIHQVLTRRLAYLRGGDADETGAEQGDGEGSGQPQLDGRRRKFAYRPNLLVVDGGQPQVEAAAKALSESGVDGITLCGIAKRLEEIWTPGADYPVILPRNSEALFLFQRVRDEAHRFAITHQRQRRKRDIASVLSEIPGVGPARVKELLRHFGSVTELRGATVEEIAEVKGVGPALATTIRSTLQPEPDRAHGDAGPERR, encoded by the coding sequence ATGTTCCCGGCGAGCTCGATCGGCGGGTCCGTCGCCTACCGTCCGAAGCCGGGGGAGATCCCGACCGGGCCCGGGGTCTACCGGTTCATCGACCCCGACGGGCGCGTGCTGTACGTCGGCAAGGCGAAGAACCTCCGAGCCCGGCTCTCGAACTACTTCGCGCCGCTCCACACGCTCCACGAACGCACGCGACGCATGGTTCTCACTGCGTCGAAGGTCGAGTGGACCGTCGTCGCGAGCGACGTCGAGTCGCTCAACCTCGAGATCACGTGGATCAACGAGCTGAAACCGCCGTTCAACGTGCGCTTCAAGGACGACAAGTCCTATCCGTACCTGGTCGTCACCCTCGGCGACGAGGCGCCGCGGGTCATGGTCTCGCGCAAGCGCGGCATCCGCGGCGCCAGGTACTTCGGCCCGTACCCGAAGATGTGGGCCGTGACGGAGATGGTCGAGATCCTCGTTCGCCTGTTCCCGATGCGCACCTGCAAGGACAGCGACTACCGACGGGCCATGACCAGCGGCAAGCCGTGCTTCGCGGGTCAGATCGGCCGCTGCTTCGGGCCGTGCTCGGGCAAGGTGACGATCGAGGAGCACCGAGCGAACGTCGACCGCTTCGTGGCGTTCATGCAGAACCAGGACCCGCGCATCATGCGCGACCTCGAACGCGAGATGCGCGCGGCCGCGGCCGTGCAGGACTACGAGACCGCGGCGCGCAAGCGCGACGAACTCCACGCCGCGACGGCGTTCTTCGAGAAGAGCGCGGTGGTCCTCGGCGAGCACGTCGACCTCGATGTGCTCGGCATCGAGCACGACGAACTGTCGGCCGCGGTGCATCTGTTCATCGTCCGCGGCGGACGCATCCGCGGCGAGCGATCGTGGAACGTCGACAAGGAGCTCGACGTGCCCCTCGGCGAACTGGTCGAGTCGGTGATCGAGCACGCGTACGGCGACGAACTCGTGCCCGCGCGCGAGATCGTCGTACCTGAGTCGCCCGAGGATGCTGACGCGCTCGAGCTCTGGCTGGGCGAACGGGCCGGTCGCAAGGTCGAGCTCCGCGTCGCGCAGCGTGGGCCGAAGGCGGCCCTGCTGGCGACGGCGACGCAGAACGCGAAGCAGGCGCTCGTGCTCGCGAAGACCCGGCGGAGCGCGGACTTCACGACCCGGTCGCAAGCGTTGGAGGACATCCAGGAGGCGCTCGAGATGCCGGATGCCCCGCTCCGCATCGAGTGCTACGACGTGTCGCACCTGTCGGGCACGAACATCGTCGCCTCGATGGTCGTGTTCGAGGACGGGCTGCCTCGCAAGGACGAATACCGTCGATTCGTGATCCCGGCGTCGAGCGACGACACCGACTCGATCCACCAGGTGCTCACGCGGCGGCTCGCGTACCTCCGGGGCGGCGACGCCGACGAGACGGGCGCGGAGCAGGGCGACGGGGAGGGCAGCGGCCAGCCTCAGCTGGACGGCCGCAGGAGGAAGTTCGCCTACCGGCCGAACCTGCTCGTGGTCGACGGCGGTCAGCCACAGGTCGAGGCGGCGGCGAAGGCGCTGAGCGAGTCCGGCGTCGACGGCATCACGCTGTGCGGCATCGCGAAGCGCCTCGAGGAGATCTGGACGCCGGGGGCGGACTACCCGGTCATCCTGCCGCGCAACTCCGAAGCGCTCTTCCTGTTCCAGCGCGTTCGCGACGAGGCGCACCGGTTCGCCATCACCCATCAGCGCCAGCGGCGCAAGCGAGACATCGCCTCGGTGCTCTCCGAGATCCCGGGAGTCGGCCCGGCCAGGGTCAAGGAATTGCTGCGTCACTTCGGGTCCGTGACGGAGCTGCGCGGCGCGACCGTCGAGGAGATCGCGGAGGTGAAGGGCGTCGGGCCGGCGCTCGCGACGACCATCCGATCCACGCTCCAGCCCGAACCGGACCGCGCGCACGGCGATGCCGGGCCGGAGCGCCGGTAG
- the uvrA gene encoding excinuclease ABC subunit UvrA, with protein MPVSRLDAHSRLSVRGARVHNLRNVDVEVPRDAMVVFTGLSGSGKSSLAFDTIFAEGQRRYVESLSAYARQFLGQVDRPDVDFIEGLSPAVSIDQKSTNRNPRSTVGTITEIYDYMRLLWARIGVPHCPVCGERIQKQTVQQIADRLMELPEGTRFQVLSPVVSKKKGEFVDLFRDLAAQGYSRAVVDGDLVRLDEPPTLKKQVKHDISVVIDRLVASADILGRLTDSLETALRLTDGLVQINYVDLAGDDAWQTFSEKLSCPNQHPIQLTEIEPRTFSFNAPFGACPECSGLGTRMSVDEELLLGDPTLSINEGVILPWTSQGKSLYNYYEKLLAGLARDLDFSLDTPWEELDGTAKGAVLRGDNFEVKVKWRNRWGRDMSYTSGFEGVVPYIERQYAQAETDVQRARWAEYLREVPCPVCDGRRLKPEVLSVLIHDHSIADVSRLSLTDARAFMDRLELTEREQAIAAQVLREIKLRLDFLIRVGLAYLDLARAAATLSGGEAQRIRLATQIGSGLTGVLYVLDEPSIGLHQRDNRRLIDTLVALRDLGNTLIVVEHDEDTIRMADWIVDIGPGAGVNGGTVVHSGSYADLLENRASLTGDYLSGRKELAVPEHRRPIDSERVITVEGAAANNLRNVDVDFPLGVFTAVTGVSGSGKSSLVNDILYRVLANRLNGARKVPGKHRRVTGLDQLDKVVHVDQAPIGRTPRSNPATYTGVFDRIRTLFAETTEAKARGYLPGRFSFNVKGGRCEACSGDGTIKIEMNFLPDVYVACEVCGGQRYNRETLQVHYKGKNIAEVLEMPISEAADFFEPISAIHRYLKTLVDVGLGYVQLGQSATTLSGGEAQRVKLATELQRRSNGRSVYVLDEPTTGLHFEDVRKLLKVLGKLVDKGNTVIVIEHNLDVIKSADWLIDLGPEGGSGGGRIVATGTPEQVADNHDSHTGFFLREILGAHERADVAS; from the coding sequence GTGCCAGTCTCGCGTCTCGATGCCCATTCCCGCCTGAGCGTGCGCGGTGCCCGCGTGCACAACCTGCGGAACGTCGACGTCGAGGTTCCGCGTGACGCGATGGTGGTCTTCACCGGCCTGTCCGGTTCGGGCAAGTCGTCGCTCGCGTTCGACACGATCTTCGCGGAGGGCCAGCGGCGCTACGTCGAGTCGCTGTCCGCCTACGCCCGCCAGTTCCTCGGCCAGGTCGACCGTCCTGACGTCGACTTCATCGAGGGCCTGAGTCCCGCAGTCTCGATCGACCAGAAGTCGACGAACCGCAATCCCCGGTCCACCGTCGGCACGATCACCGAGATCTACGACTACATGCGTCTGCTGTGGGCGCGCATCGGGGTGCCGCACTGCCCGGTGTGCGGCGAGCGCATCCAGAAGCAGACCGTCCAGCAGATCGCCGACCGGCTGATGGAGCTGCCCGAGGGCACGCGATTCCAGGTGCTCAGTCCCGTCGTGTCGAAGAAGAAGGGCGAGTTCGTCGACCTCTTCCGAGACCTGGCCGCGCAGGGGTACTCGCGCGCGGTGGTCGACGGCGACCTGGTCCGGCTCGATGAACCGCCGACGCTCAAGAAGCAGGTGAAGCACGACATCTCCGTCGTGATCGACCGGCTCGTGGCATCCGCCGACATCCTGGGCCGCCTCACCGACTCGCTCGAGACCGCGCTGCGGCTGACCGATGGTCTGGTGCAGATCAACTACGTCGACCTCGCCGGCGACGACGCCTGGCAGACCTTCTCCGAGAAGCTGTCGTGCCCGAACCAGCATCCGATCCAGCTCACCGAGATCGAGCCGCGTACGTTCTCATTCAACGCGCCGTTCGGTGCCTGCCCCGAGTGCTCGGGCCTCGGCACGCGGATGTCGGTGGACGAGGAGCTCCTCCTCGGCGACCCGACGTTGTCGATCAACGAGGGCGTCATCCTGCCCTGGACCTCGCAGGGCAAGAGCCTCTACAACTACTACGAGAAGCTGCTCGCGGGTCTCGCGCGCGACCTCGACTTCTCGTTGGACACCCCATGGGAGGAGCTCGACGGCACGGCGAAGGGCGCGGTGCTGCGGGGCGACAACTTCGAGGTCAAGGTCAAGTGGCGCAACCGCTGGGGCCGCGACATGAGCTACACCTCGGGATTCGAGGGCGTGGTGCCCTACATCGAGCGCCAGTACGCGCAGGCCGAGACCGACGTGCAGCGCGCGCGCTGGGCCGAATACCTGCGCGAGGTGCCGTGCCCGGTGTGCGACGGTCGGCGCCTCAAGCCCGAGGTGCTCTCGGTGCTCATCCACGATCACAGCATCGCCGACGTCTCGCGGCTGAGCCTCACCGATGCGCGGGCGTTCATGGACCGGCTCGAGCTCACCGAGCGTGAGCAGGCGATCGCCGCACAGGTGCTGCGTGAGATCAAGCTCCGGCTCGACTTCCTCATCCGGGTCGGGCTGGCGTACCTCGACCTCGCCCGTGCCGCGGCGACGCTGTCCGGCGGCGAGGCCCAGCGCATCCGTCTCGCGACGCAGATCGGGTCGGGCCTCACGGGTGTGCTGTACGTGCTCGACGAGCCGAGCATCGGCCTCCACCAGCGTGACAACCGGCGACTGATCGACACCCTGGTCGCGCTGCGCGACCTGGGGAACACGCTCATCGTCGTCGAGCACGACGAGGACACGATCCGCATGGCCGACTGGATCGTCGACATCGGCCCGGGCGCCGGCGTCAACGGCGGCACGGTCGTGCATTCGGGGTCGTACGCAGACCTGCTGGAGAATCGGGCCTCGCTCACCGGCGACTACCTCTCCGGGCGCAAAGAGCTCGCGGTTCCCGAGCACCGGAGGCCGATCGATTCCGAGCGCGTGATCACGGTCGAGGGCGCCGCCGCGAACAACCTGCGCAACGTCGACGTCGACTTCCCGCTCGGCGTGTTCACCGCAGTGACGGGGGTGTCCGGGTCCGGCAAGTCGTCGCTCGTGAACGACATCCTGTACCGGGTCCTCGCCAATCGGCTCAACGGCGCCCGCAAGGTCCCGGGCAAGCACCGGCGGGTGACCGGGCTCGACCAGCTCGACAAGGTCGTCCATGTCGACCAGGCCCCGATCGGCCGGACGCCGCGGTCGAACCCCGCGACGTATACGGGCGTGTTCGACCGGATCCGCACGCTCTTCGCCGAGACGACCGAGGCGAAGGCGCGCGGCTACCTTCCCGGTCGGTTCAGCTTCAACGTGAAGGGCGGCCGCTGCGAGGCCTGCTCCGGCGACGGCACGATCAAGATCGAGATGAACTTCCTGCCCGACGTGTACGTCGCGTGCGAGGTCTGCGGCGGTCAGCGGTACAACCGCGAGACGCTGCAGGTGCACTACAAGGGCAAGAACATCGCCGAGGTGCTCGAGATGCCGATCAGCGAGGCGGCCGACTTCTTCGAGCCGATCTCCGCGATCCACCGCTACCTCAAGACGCTCGTCGACGTGGGCCTCGGCTACGTCCAGCTCGGGCAGAGCGCCACGACGCTGTCAGGCGGTGAGGCGCAGCGCGTCAAGCTCGCGACCGAACTCCAGCGTCGGTCGAACGGCCGCAGCGTGTACGTGCTCGACGAGCCGACCACCGGCCTGCACTTCGAGGACGTGCGCAAGCTCCTCAAGGTGCTCGGCAAGCTCGTCGACAAGGGCAACACCGTGATCGTGATCGAGCACAACCTGGATGTCATCAAGTCCGCCGACTGGTTGATCGACCTCGGTCCCGAGGGCGGGTCCGGCGGCGGCCGGATCGTCGCGACGGGCACGCCCGAACAGGTCGCCGACAACCACGACAGCCACACGGGGTTCTTCCTCCGCGAGATCCTCGGCGCGCACGAGCGCGCCGACGTCGCCAGTTGA
- the uvrB gene encoding excinuclease ABC subunit UvrB, which yields MQATRSVRPFEVVSEYRPSGDQPQAIAELAGRINAGETDVVLLGATGTGKSATTAWLIEQVQRPTLVLAHNKTLAAQLATEFRELMPNNAVEYFVSYYDYYQPEAYVPQTDTFIEKDSSVNAEVERLRHSTTNSLLSRRDVVVVSTVSCIYGLGTPEEYLAAMMPLQVGQRVDRDWLIRKFVSMQYQRNDVAFSRGTFRVRGDTIEIIPVYEEHAIRIEMFGDEIEALFSLHPLTGEVVEKLDAVPIFPGSHYVASTDVMQRAIGTIRDELDERLAELEREGKLLEAQRLRMRTTFDLEMMEQIGFCSGIENYSRHIDGRAPGEAPHCLLDYFADDFLVVIDESHVTVPQIGAMYEGDSSRKRTLVEHGFRLPSALDNRPLKWDEFKARVGQSVYLSATPGRYEMGIADGVVQQIIRPTGLVDPEIVVKPSKGQIDDLLEEIRIRAERDERVLVTTLTKRMAEELTDFLTEAGVRVRYLHSDVDTLRRVELLSELRAGVYDVLVGINLLREGLDLPEVSLVAILDADKEGFLRSSTSLIQTIGRAARNVSGQVHMYADVVTDSMASAIDETTRRRELQLEFNRVNGIDPQPLRKRIADITEVLAREEADTAELLAGRDAGRKKAPVPNLRREGIAAEGANDLEDLIRDLNEQMLEAAGELKFELAARLRDEVQELKRELRQMEKAGHLG from the coding sequence ATGCAGGCCACGCGATCCGTCCGTCCGTTCGAGGTCGTGAGCGAGTATCGCCCGAGCGGCGATCAGCCGCAGGCCATCGCGGAGCTCGCCGGGCGGATCAACGCCGGCGAGACCGATGTCGTGCTGCTCGGCGCGACGGGAACCGGCAAGTCGGCGACGACGGCGTGGCTCATCGAGCAGGTCCAGCGGCCGACGCTCGTGCTCGCGCACAACAAGACACTGGCAGCGCAGCTCGCGACCGAGTTCCGAGAGCTGATGCCGAACAACGCCGTCGAGTACTTCGTCTCCTATTACGACTACTACCAGCCCGAGGCGTACGTGCCGCAGACCGACACCTTCATCGAGAAGGACTCGTCGGTCAACGCCGAGGTCGAGCGGCTCCGCCATTCGACGACGAACTCCCTGTTGAGTCGGCGAGACGTCGTGGTCGTGTCGACCGTCTCCTGCATCTACGGACTCGGCACGCCGGAGGAGTACCTCGCGGCGATGATGCCGCTGCAGGTGGGGCAGCGGGTCGATCGCGACTGGCTCATCCGCAAGTTCGTGTCGATGCAGTACCAGCGCAACGACGTGGCCTTCAGCCGGGGCACGTTCCGGGTGCGCGGCGACACCATCGAGATCATCCCGGTGTACGAGGAGCACGCCATCCGCATCGAGATGTTCGGCGACGAGATCGAGGCGTTGTTCAGCCTGCATCCGCTGACGGGCGAGGTCGTGGAGAAGCTCGACGCGGTGCCGATCTTCCCGGGCTCGCACTACGTCGCGAGCACCGACGTGATGCAGCGCGCGATCGGCACGATCCGCGACGAGCTCGACGAGCGGCTCGCCGAGCTCGAACGCGAGGGCAAGCTGCTCGAGGCGCAGCGGCTGCGCATGCGCACCACGTTCGACCTCGAGATGATGGAGCAGATCGGATTCTGCTCGGGCATCGAGAACTACTCGCGGCACATCGACGGCCGCGCGCCGGGCGAGGCGCCGCATTGCCTGCTCGACTACTTCGCCGACGACTTCCTCGTCGTCATCGACGAGTCGCACGTCACGGTGCCGCAGATCGGCGCGATGTACGAGGGCGACTCGTCGCGCAAGCGCACGCTCGTGGAGCACGGGTTCCGGCTGCCGAGCGCGCTGGACAACCGGCCGCTGAAGTGGGACGAGTTCAAGGCGCGCGTCGGTCAGTCCGTGTACCTCTCGGCCACGCCCGGCCGCTACGAGATGGGGATCGCCGACGGGGTCGTGCAGCAGATCATCCGGCCGACCGGGCTGGTCGATCCGGAGATCGTGGTGAAACCCAGCAAGGGGCAGATCGACGACCTGCTCGAGGAGATCCGGATCCGCGCGGAGCGCGACGAGCGGGTGCTCGTCACCACCCTCACCAAGCGCATGGCGGAGGAGCTGACCGACTTCCTCACCGAGGCCGGCGTCCGGGTCAGGTACCTGCACTCGGACGTCGACACCCTGCGCCGCGTCGAGCTGCTGAGCGAGCTCCGCGCGGGCGTGTACGACGTGCTCGTGGGCATCAACCTGCTCCGTGAGGGTCTCGACCTTCCCGAGGTGTCGTTGGTCGCGATCCTCGATGCCGACAAGGAGGGCTTCCTCCGATCCTCGACCTCGCTCATCCAGACGATCGGCCGCGCCGCCCGAAACGTGTCCGGCCAGGTGCACATGTACGCGGACGTCGTCACCGATTCGATGGCGAGCGCGATCGACGAGACCACGCGCCGGCGCGAGTTGCAGCTCGAGTTCAACCGGGTGAACGGCATCGACCCGCAGCCCCTCCGCAAGCGCATCGCGGACATCACCGAGGTGCTGGCGCGCGAAGAGGCCGACACGGCCGAACTGCTGGCGGGCCGTGACGCCGGCCGCAAGAAGGCTCCGGTCCCGAACCTCCGTCGCGAGGGCATCGCGGCCGAGGGGGCGAACGATCTGGAGGACCTCATCCGCGACCTCAACGAGCAGATGCTCGAGGCCGCCGGCGAGCTGAAGTTCGAGCTCGCCGCGCGCCTGCGCGACGAGGTGCAGGAGCTCAAGCGCGAGCTCCGTCAGATGGAGAAGGCCGGTCACCTGGGCTGA
- the coaE gene encoding dephospho-CoA kinase, whose amino-acid sequence MYLIGLTGGIASGKSTVARRLYEHGAVHLDADQLARRVVEPGTPALAAIVEAFGTDVLRPDGALDRDRLGRLVFADDAARARLNGIVHPAVRELSARLIREAGERDPDAIVVYDVPLLVEASVDHPFDLIVVTSAGRKEQVKRLVDERGLEPEHAEARIDAQVDDEERRRIADVVIDTSGTLGHTVSQADALWARIVEERRSKG is encoded by the coding sequence GTGTATCTGATCGGCCTCACCGGCGGCATCGCGTCCGGCAAGTCCACGGTCGCGCGGCGACTCTACGAGCACGGTGCCGTGCACCTCGACGCCGACCAGCTCGCGCGCCGTGTGGTCGAACCCGGAACGCCCGCGCTGGCGGCGATCGTCGAGGCGTTCGGGACCGACGTGCTCCGCCCCGACGGTGCGCTCGACCGCGACCGGCTCGGGCGGCTGGTCTTCGCCGACGACGCTGCGCGGGCGCGCCTCAACGGCATCGTGCACCCCGCGGTCCGCGAGCTCTCCGCGCGGCTCATCAGGGAGGCTGGCGAACGTGACCCCGACGCGATCGTCGTGTACGACGTGCCGCTGCTCGTGGAGGCGTCCGTCGACCACCCGTTCGACCTCATCGTCGTGACCAGCGCCGGTCGGAAGGAACAGGTCAAGCGACTGGTCGACGAACGCGGGCTCGAGCCCGAGCACGCCGAGGCGCGGATCGACGCGCAGGTCGACGACGAGGAGCGCCGGCGCATCGCCGACGTCGTCATCGACACGTCGGGCACGCTCGGCCATACCGTGAGCCAGGCCGACGCGCTCTGGGCCCGGATCGTCGAAGAACGTCGCTCGAAGGGCTGA
- the rpsA gene encoding 30S ribosomal protein S1, with the protein MTTATTKAPKQVAINDIGSADDFLAAVEKTLKFFNDGDLIEGTVVKIDRDEVLLDVGYKTEGVIPSRELSIKHDVDPTEVVNVGDTVEALVLQKEDKEGRLILSKKRAQYERAWGDVEKIKESDGVVTGQVIEVVKGGLIVDIGLRGFLPASLIELRRVRDLTPYLGQEIEAKILELDKNRNNVVLSRRALLEQTQSESRSTFLANLHPGQVRKGVISSIVNFGAFVDLGGVDGLVHVSELSWKHIEHASEVVEVGQEVTVEVLSVELDRERVSLSLKATQEDPWQVFARTHAIGQVAPGKVTKLVPFGAFVRVADGIEGLVHISELSAKHVELAEQVVSVGEEVFVKVIDIDLERRRISLSLKQANEGVDPEGTEFDPALYGMLTEYDEQGNYKFPEGFDSETNEWREGFEAQREEWEQQYAAAQARWEAHKKQVAASLTAQANDDSFSGAGASYSSDSAGAGTLADDASLAALREKLSSNN; encoded by the coding sequence ATGACCACCGCAACGACCAAGGCGCCCAAGCAGGTCGCGATCAACGACATCGGATCTGCTGACGATTTCCTCGCCGCGGTCGAGAAGACGCTCAAGTTCTTCAACGACGGCGACCTCATCGAGGGCACCGTCGTGAAGATCGACCGCGACGAGGTCCTCCTCGACGTCGGCTACAAGACCGAGGGTGTCATCCCCTCGCGCGAGCTTTCCATCAAGCACGATGTCGACCCGACCGAGGTCGTCAACGTCGGCGACACCGTCGAGGCCCTCGTCCTCCAGAAGGAGGACAAGGAAGGCCGCCTCATCCTGTCCAAGAAGCGCGCCCAGTACGAGCGCGCGTGGGGCGACGTCGAGAAGATCAAGGAGTCCGACGGCGTCGTGACCGGCCAGGTCATCGAGGTCGTCAAGGGCGGCCTCATCGTCGACATCGGCCTCCGCGGCTTCCTGCCGGCCTCGCTCATCGAGCTGCGCCGCGTCCGCGACCTCACGCCGTACCTCGGCCAGGAGATCGAGGCGAAGATCCTCGAGCTCGACAAGAACCGCAACAACGTCGTGCTCTCGCGCCGCGCGCTGCTCGAGCAGACGCAGTCCGAGTCGCGTTCGACCTTCCTCGCCAACCTGCACCCCGGTCAGGTCCGCAAGGGCGTCATCTCGTCGATCGTCAACTTCGGTGCGTTCGTCGACCTCGGCGGCGTGGACGGCCTCGTGCACGTCTCCGAGCTGTCGTGGAAGCACATCGAGCACGCCAGCGAGGTCGTCGAGGTCGGCCAGGAGGTCACCGTCGAGGTGCTCTCCGTCGAGCTCGACCGCGAGCGCGTCTCGCTGTCGCTCAAGGCGACGCAGGAGGACCCGTGGCAGGTCTTCGCCCGGACCCACGCGATCGGCCAGGTCGCACCGGGCAAGGTCACCAAGCTGGTTCCGTTCGGCGCGTTCGTGCGCGTCGCGGACGGCATCGAGGGCCTCGTGCACATCTCGGAGCTGTCGGCCAAGCACGTCGAGCTCGCCGAGCAGGTCGTGTCGGTCGGCGAAGAGGTCTTCGTCAAGGTCATCGACATCGACCTCGAGCGTCGCCGCATCTCGCTGTCGCTCAAGCAGGCGAACGAGGGCGTCGACCCCGAGGGCACCGAGTTCGACCCGGCGCTCTACGGCATGCTCACCGAGTACGACGAGCAGGGCAACTACAAGTTCCCCGAGGGCTTCGACTCGGAGACCAACGAGTGGCGCGAGGGCTTCGAGGCCCAGCGCGAGGAGTGGGAGCAGCAGTACGCCGCAGCCCAGGCTCGCTGGGAGGCGCACAAGAAGCAGGTTGCTGCTTCGCTCACCGCGCAGGCGAACGACGACTCGTTCTCCGGCGCCGGCGCCTCGTACTCGAGCGACTCGGCCGGCGCGGGCACCCTCGCCGACGACGCGTCGCTCGCGGCGCTGCGCGAGAAGCTCTCGAGCAACAACTGA
- a CDS encoding epimerase, producing the protein MSRIVVGGASGFMGRHLVEAFRRDGAEVRTIGRGAGADASWGDPDAIDAVVDGADLVIGLAGKSVDCRYTPANRAEIVRSRVETTRELAASIARADVPPRLWVNASTATIYRHADDRPMNERGGELGTGFSVDVARAWEGAFFESDLPATRRVALRAAITLGHGSALVPLARLARLGLGGRQLDGRWPATRARLRAGTYHRFRTRGGRQRFSWVHLDDVEGVIRFLVDHPEIDGVVNLSSPHPVDNREFMAAVRRSVGMPVGVPLMRWMQELGAAVIRTETELTLKSRWVLPERLLEAGYEFRHPDLQPALDGLIGRGRPDRPRGARSRGSAGLPGERGIR; encoded by the coding sequence GTGAGCCGGATCGTCGTCGGGGGAGCGTCGGGCTTCATGGGGCGCCACCTGGTCGAGGCGTTCCGGCGAGACGGTGCGGAGGTCCGCACGATCGGCCGGGGGGCCGGCGCGGATGCCTCCTGGGGCGACCCCGACGCGATCGACGCGGTCGTCGACGGCGCAGACCTCGTGATCGGACTGGCGGGAAAGAGCGTCGACTGCCGGTACACGCCGGCGAACCGCGCGGAGATCGTGCGGTCGCGGGTCGAGACGACTCGGGAGCTCGCCGCGTCGATCGCCCGCGCCGACGTGCCGCCGCGGCTCTGGGTCAACGCGTCGACGGCGACCATCTACCGTCACGCCGACGATCGGCCGATGAACGAGCGCGGGGGAGAACTCGGCACCGGGTTCTCGGTCGACGTGGCCCGCGCGTGGGAGGGTGCGTTCTTCGAGTCCGACCTGCCCGCGACCCGGCGGGTCGCGCTGCGGGCGGCGATCACGCTCGGCCACGGCAGCGCGCTGGTGCCGCTGGCCAGGCTCGCACGGCTCGGGCTCGGCGGGCGACAACTCGACGGCAGGTGGCCGGCGACGAGGGCGCGGCTCCGGGCCGGCACGTACCACCGCTTCCGTACGCGCGGCGGCCGCCAGCGATTCAGCTGGGTGCACCTCGACGACGTCGAGGGGGTGATCCGGTTCCTCGTCGATCATCCGGAGATCGACGGCGTGGTGAACCTCTCGTCGCCGCACCCGGTCGACAACCGCGAGTTCATGGCCGCGGTGCGGCGGTCGGTCGGCATGCCCGTCGGGGTGCCGTTGATGCGATGGATGCAGGAGTTGGGCGCCGCCGTGATCCGGACGGAGACTGAGCTCACGCTGAAGAGCCGCTGGGTGCTGCCGGAGCGGCTGCTGGAGGCCGGGTACGAGTTCCGACACCCCGATCTCCAACCCGCGCTCGACGGGCTGATCGGCCGCGGGCGGCCCGATCGCCCGCGTGGGGCCCGGAGCCGCGGATCGGCCGGGTTGCCGGGGGAGCGGGGCATCCGTTAG